In Pedobacter sp. W3I1, one DNA window encodes the following:
- a CDS encoding SH3 domain-containing protein, which translates to MTRIFFLLIALSIFANRLNAQELYRVKADKLRVRESSDPKSKVIGNIAQNQNITVLDASNARFYKVNFKNREGWVSKDFIEKIAAAPKPSTAQANAAQPDAAPQTATSPDMYRVTTDDLRVRQQPDPKSKIVGYLPKNENVAVIDSSNTSFYKIKVTNGEGWVSKEFLVRVSPVKAAAEKTTVAASVPQENKDYTNIIFFVVVALILITILYFSIKYASGNKFLIGFSVIVILVIGYFCYITFIQAKVVTGTFASNEDIQYKTFTFKSKDSVTVTDAYTDSIFTSKYVIEGDMIKLYDQQNTIMLLIRDDKTLIGEGFTRGTFTKK; encoded by the coding sequence ATGACTAGAATTTTCTTCCTCCTCATCGCTCTTTCTATTTTTGCTAACCGTTTAAATGCACAAGAATTGTATCGTGTTAAGGCCGACAAATTGCGTGTAAGGGAAAGCAGCGATCCGAAAAGTAAGGTGATTGGAAATATTGCTCAAAATCAAAATATTACAGTTTTAGATGCAAGCAATGCCCGGTTTTACAAAGTAAATTTTAAAAACCGCGAAGGCTGGGTAAGCAAAGATTTCATCGAAAAAATTGCAGCAGCACCTAAACCATCAACTGCTCAGGCAAATGCTGCACAACCCGATGCCGCCCCTCAAACGGCAACAAGCCCCGACATGTATCGGGTAACTACTGACGATTTACGGGTTAGGCAACAACCTGATCCAAAAAGCAAAATTGTTGGATACCTGCCTAAAAATGAAAATGTGGCTGTTATTGATTCATCAAACACAAGCTTCTACAAAATTAAGGTTACTAATGGTGAAGGATGGGTGAGCAAAGAATTTTTGGTGAGGGTTTCTCCTGTAAAAGCTGCAGCAGAAAAAACAACCGTTGCTGCATCGGTACCTCAAGAAAACAAAGATTATACTAACATCATCTTTTTTGTTGTTGTGGCCTTAATACTCATTACCATATTATACTTTTCGATTAAATATGCCAGTGGTAATAAATTTTTGATCGGTTTTTCGGTAATTGTAATCCTGGTAATCGGGTATTTCTGCTATATTACTTTTATACAGGCAAAAGTGGTAACAGGCACCTTTGCAAGCAATGAAGATATACAGTATAAAACCTTTACTTTTAAATCGAAAGATTCGGTGACCGTTACCGATGCCTATACTGATTCTATCTTTACCTCGAAATACGTTATTGAGGGGGACATGATCAAACTTTACGATCAACAAAACACGATTATGCTATTAATCAGAGATGATAAAACATTAATTGGCGAGGGTTTTACGAGAGGAACTTTTACGAAAAAATAG
- a CDS encoding YgcG family protein, whose amino-acid sequence MLNTHLFKPLAIILFLLVAHITFGQTAYQVKDIPDPKSNGGGYVSDPDSILGSSAVSDLNNTIARFERETNVQVAVVIVNDFDHDKEDFDFAFELFNTWGIGSKTSNNGLLLFISKDRRKYRFITGTGIEGVLPDVKLKHIAEQNLLPAFRQNDFSTGIANTINAIGVIILNPEHQSELNQFFTQHESNSSLENFWLPTGIILLAFWGVFKIVNRQAKNGLDLKGFDKNKNSYDATIAKGCGVAFFIIFVSIFIFVFTDAFELFEKIKLAHIPYFLFTILAIALFFRYLFYLSALRKAHQDDKNFFDAVVAFHKKNWWLILFSPIILIAIILHLIKRVKTIDRFKPILDSKNKPMIRVDRDINIEGEPFLTAGQRKEEVVLAYDYDIWESADHKEHMIKAWPAEEYNSYTECPECAFRTYKLNKRVTVKQATYSHEGQAKLINECSFCKKTEFINWITLAMLVESSSSSSSSSSGSSSSSSSSGSSWGGGSSSGGGTGGSW is encoded by the coding sequence ATGCTCAACACCCATTTGTTTAAACCCCTTGCCATAATCTTATTTCTTTTAGTTGCCCATATTACTTTTGGGCAAACTGCTTACCAAGTAAAAGACATACCAGACCCCAAAAGCAATGGCGGAGGTTATGTAAGTGATCCTGACAGCATTTTGGGGAGCAGTGCGGTTTCGGATTTAAATAACACCATTGCACGGTTTGAACGTGAAACGAATGTTCAGGTGGCAGTGGTGATTGTTAACGATTTCGATCACGATAAAGAAGATTTCGATTTTGCATTTGAGCTTTTTAACACCTGGGGAATTGGTTCAAAAACCAGCAATAATGGTTTATTGTTATTTATCTCAAAAGATCGGCGAAAGTACCGGTTCATTACCGGAACGGGAATTGAAGGTGTATTGCCAGATGTAAAGCTTAAACATATTGCCGAGCAGAATCTCCTCCCAGCTTTCAGGCAGAATGATTTCAGCACTGGGATAGCGAATACCATTAATGCCATTGGTGTAATTATTTTAAACCCTGAACATCAATCAGAACTCAATCAGTTTTTTACCCAACACGAAAGCAACAGTTCACTCGAAAATTTTTGGCTTCCTACGGGAATTATCCTACTGGCATTTTGGGGGGTGTTCAAAATTGTGAACAGGCAAGCCAAAAATGGTTTAGATCTAAAAGGCTTTGACAAGAACAAAAATAGTTATGATGCGACTATCGCTAAAGGCTGTGGGGTGGCTTTCTTTATTATATTTGTTTCTATTTTTATCTTTGTTTTTACCGATGCTTTTGAGCTGTTCGAAAAGATAAAATTAGCGCACATTCCTTACTTTCTTTTTACGATACTGGCCATAGCGCTTTTCTTTCGGTATCTCTTCTATTTGTCGGCATTAAGAAAAGCACACCAGGATGATAAAAACTTCTTTGATGCTGTTGTGGCTTTCCACAAAAAGAACTGGTGGTTAATACTTTTCTCTCCTATAATTTTAATTGCAATTATACTCCACCTCATCAAACGTGTTAAAACAATTGATCGTTTTAAACCTATTTTAGATAGTAAAAACAAGCCAATGATTCGGGTTGATCGGGATATCAATATAGAAGGGGAACCATTTTTAACCGCGGGACAGCGTAAAGAAGAAGTTGTTTTAGCGTACGATTATGATATCTGGGAAAGTGCCGACCATAAAGAACATATGATTAAGGCATGGCCTGCGGAAGAATACAATAGTTATACCGAATGCCCTGAATGCGCTTTTAGAACTTACAAACTGAATAAACGTGTAACGGTTAAACAGGCTACTTACAGCCATGAAGGCCAGGCGAAGCTGATAAACGAATGTAGCTTTTGTAAAAAAACAGAATTTATAAATTGGATAACGCTTGCCATGCTCGTCGAATCGAGTTCGTCATCAAGTTCCTCTTCATCCGGCAGCAGCTCATCGTCTTCGTCATCAGGCAGTAGCTGGGGCGGTGGCAGTAGCAGCGGTGGCGGTACCGGTGGAAGCTGGTAG
- a CDS encoding DUF1080 domain-containing protein — MKLRSIYLAVLFLSLFTLNANAQKGWINLFNGKDLKDWNIKIAKHEYKENYANTFRVENGVMKVSYDGYKEFDQQYGHIFYKKPFSAYLLKVTYRFVGDQAKGGEGWATRNSGAMLHCQDPATMLKDQDFPISIEGQILGGDGEHERHTSNVCTPGTLINYNGKLFTPHCLDSKSKTYAGDQWVTAEFLVLGDSVIKHIIAGEVVLEYTKPQIGGGSVSNFDPKVKIDGKALTSGYISLQSESHPIEFKTVQLYDLEAYRKDKAKLDKVLAKILKE; from the coding sequence ATGAAATTAAGATCAATTTATCTTGCAGTATTATTTTTATCACTCTTTACCTTAAATGCCAATGCTCAAAAAGGCTGGATCAATCTATTTAACGGGAAAGATTTAAAAGACTGGAACATTAAAATTGCCAAACACGAATACAAAGAAAATTATGCCAATACTTTCCGCGTAGAAAATGGCGTAATGAAGGTGAGTTATGATGGATACAAGGAGTTTGACCAACAATATGGACACATTTTCTATAAAAAACCGTTTTCAGCTTATCTCTTAAAAGTAACTTACCGCTTTGTTGGCGATCAGGCTAAAGGTGGAGAAGGCTGGGCCACCAGAAACAGTGGTGCCATGTTGCATTGCCAGGATCCGGCAACAATGTTGAAAGATCAGGACTTTCCAATTTCTATCGAAGGGCAGATTTTGGGTGGTGATGGAGAACACGAACGCCACACCAGTAACGTATGTACGCCGGGTACATTAATTAACTACAATGGCAAATTGTTTACACCACACTGTTTAGATTCTAAATCGAAAACTTATGCTGGCGACCAATGGGTAACGGCAGAATTTTTAGTATTGGGCGATTCGGTTATCAAACATATTATTGCCGGCGAAGTGGTGTTAGAATATACTAAACCTCAAATTGGTGGTGGTAGCGTTTCGAATTTCGATCCAAAAGTTAAAATAGACGGCAAAGCATTAACATCAGGTTATATTTCACTACAAAGCGAAAGCCACCCAATAGAATTTAAAACGGTGCAACTTTACGATTTGGAAGCGTATAGGAAAGATAAGGCAAAACTGGATAAGGTATTGGCTAAAATATTAAAAGAGTAA
- the cmk gene encoding (d)CMP kinase — protein sequence MKKNLVIAIDGYSSCGKSTLAKALAKKLGFIYVDSGAMYRAVTLYFLRNNIDSADDTKVVDALQHIELNFHSRDYESHITLNGEEVSDEIRLMPVSENVSEVSAHKIVRHEMVKQQQRMGKSKNIVMDGRDIGTTVFPDAPVKFFMTADPKIRAERRFKELESKGNNETTLEEVFENLAHRDYADTTRKESPLVRADDAIILDNTDLTQEEQLAFALERVQPFLAH from the coding sequence ATGAAGAAAAACCTGGTAATAGCGATAGATGGCTATTCATCTTGCGGGAAAAGTACATTAGCGAAAGCATTGGCTAAAAAATTAGGTTTCATTTATGTAGACAGCGGAGCGATGTATCGTGCCGTTACACTCTACTTCTTAAGAAATAACATCGATAGTGCAGATGATACTAAAGTTGTTGATGCACTACAACATATCGAACTCAATTTTCACTCCCGCGATTACGAATCCCATATCACCCTTAATGGTGAAGAAGTTTCAGATGAAATCCGTTTAATGCCTGTTTCTGAAAATGTAAGTGAGGTTTCAGCACATAAAATTGTTCGCCATGAAATGGTGAAACAACAGCAACGCATGGGTAAATCTAAAAATATTGTAATGGATGGCCGTGATATTGGCACTACCGTTTTCCCTGATGCTCCTGTGAAGTTTTTTATGACAGCCGACCCAAAAATCAGAGCTGAACGCAGATTTAAGGAGCTGGAGAGCAAAGGCAATAACGAAACTACTTTAGAAGAAGTTTTTGAAAACCTTGCACACCGCGACTACGCCGATACCACCAGAAAGGAAAGTCCATTGGTTAGAGCTGATGATGCCATTATTCTAGATAACACCGACCTTACCCAGGAAGAACAACTGGCTTTTGCCTTAGAGAGGGTGCAACCATTTTTGGCTCATTAG
- a CDS encoding ferritin — translation MLLSERMLAALNNQVKLEAESSQVYLGIASWLETQPGLEGYTEFFYRQSDEERHHMLKLIHYINDRDGHAIITALDMPKNSFTQVIEVFQDFLDNELLVSKSINDLVELSLNEKDYLTFKFLQWYLDEQLEEEKMAKTMLEKLQLVGSDRGGIYQLDKDIVGLRSKVSESKEGE, via the coding sequence ATGTTACTATCTGAAAGAATGTTGGCGGCGCTGAATAACCAGGTTAAATTGGAAGCCGAATCATCACAAGTTTACCTGGGCATTGCCTCATGGCTAGAAACCCAGCCCGGTTTAGAAGGTTATACTGAGTTTTTTTACCGCCAGAGTGACGAAGAACGCCACCACATGCTTAAGCTGATCCATTACATTAACGACCGCGATGGACATGCAATAATAACGGCTTTAGATATGCCAAAAAATTCTTTCACACAGGTAATAGAAGTGTTCCAGGATTTTTTGGATAATGAGTTATTGGTGTCGAAAAGCATTAACGATTTGGTAGAACTTTCGCTGAATGAGAAAGATTATCTCACGTTTAAATTTTTGCAATGGTATTTAGATGAACAACTGGAAGAAGAAAAAATGGCGAAAACCATGTTAGAGAAACTTCAATTGGTTGGTAGTGATAGGGGAGGAATTTACCAGTTAGATAAGGACATTGTGGGTTTACGCAGCAAGGTAAGCGAATCGAAAGAGGGAGAATAA
- the arfB gene encoding alternative ribosome rescue aminoacyl-tRNA hydrolase ArfB produces MLPTREEILRSVSFKTSRSGGKGGQNVNKVSSKVELIFDLETAFYLDEDEKILLRSRLENRLDTEGLLHIVSQEDRSQLLNKEKTVAKLIELLKRSLQVQKKRKATKIPKAVIQKRLKNKAVNAGKKENRRKPPID; encoded by the coding sequence ATGTTGCCTACAAGAGAAGAAATTTTACGATCAGTTAGCTTTAAAACTTCCAGAAGTGGAGGCAAAGGTGGGCAAAATGTAAATAAAGTTTCGAGTAAGGTAGAATTGATTTTCGACCTGGAAACAGCTTTTTATTTGGATGAAGATGAAAAAATACTTTTAAGATCTAGACTAGAAAACCGTTTGGACACTGAAGGTTTATTGCATATCGTTTCGCAAGAGGATAGGAGCCAGCTGCTGAATAAAGAGAAAACGGTAGCCAAGTTGATTGAATTATTAAAGCGATCGCTTCAGGTTCAGAAGAAAAGAAAAGCAACCAAAATCCCTAAAGCAGTTATTCAGAAAAGATTAAAAAATAAAGCTGTAAATGCAGGTAAAAAAGAAAACCGTAGAAAGCCACCGATTGATTAA
- a CDS encoding murein L,D-transpeptidase family protein, with the protein MKKVILCTFLLFILGAAIYNLYPEQKLPSNTEIDYIIVKKSNRQLLAYSKQKLIKTYQISLGDSPVGHKEFEGDEKTLEGVYFINAKNPNSGYHKNLGVSYPNKEDSAKAKTLGKLPGGDIKIHGIRNKLGFIGKFQRLFDWTNGCMALTNNEVDELFYAVNIGTKIEIRP; encoded by the coding sequence ATGAAAAAAGTGATTCTCTGTACATTTTTGTTATTCATACTAGGTGCGGCTATTTACAATTTATATCCCGAACAAAAACTTCCATCAAATACCGAAATCGATTATATCATTGTTAAAAAATCAAATCGGCAATTACTGGCCTATTCAAAGCAAAAATTGATTAAAACTTATCAGATTTCGTTGGGCGACAGCCCGGTTGGCCACAAGGAATTTGAAGGTGATGAGAAAACACTAGAAGGGGTTTATTTCATCAATGCAAAAAACCCAAATAGCGGTTACCATAAAAATCTTGGAGTATCTTATCCAAATAAAGAAGATAGCGCCAAAGCTAAAACACTGGGCAAATTACCTGGTGGCGACATTAAAATACATGGAATTCGAAATAAGTTAGGTTTTATTGGCAAATTTCAACGACTTTTCGATTGGACAAATGGTTGCATGGCGCTAACTAATAACGAAGTAGACGAATTGTTTTATGCTGTAAATATTGGAACTAAAATAGAAATCAGACCGTAA
- a CDS encoding lipid A deacylase LpxR family protein, with protein sequence MRSFLFTIVFCLVVSTSFAQSFKNEFGFKTENDAYLATLNDRYYTNGLFIYFRHAINTEKLSDKIEKKTYEISAGQKMYTPYWGQVPNKEDQDRPFAGYLYAGGAYTVFYKNESVLKTSVELGTVGPNSLAQTAQRFLHKTVGFYTPAGWDYQIKNELALNLAANYSKLLFRPEDPIVDISAQGYANLGTTFSGLGASVLFRAGKLNQLFNSAYHNAVIGNSKTKSLNNSEFFFYVKPQLNVVAYDATIQGSLFNDNSPLTFGVKPIVFEQQFGVNYSSKRFTADFNVIFKTKEVKSVAKAQNYGGLSLYYRFGKN encoded by the coding sequence ATGAGATCATTTTTATTCACTATAGTTTTTTGTTTGGTTGTTTCAACCAGTTTTGCTCAATCTTTTAAAAACGAATTCGGTTTCAAAACCGAAAACGATGCTTATTTGGCCACATTAAACGATCGATATTATACTAACGGATTATTTATCTACTTCCGCCATGCCATTAATACCGAAAAACTATCGGATAAAATAGAGAAAAAGACCTACGAAATTTCTGCCGGACAAAAAATGTATACGCCTTACTGGGGTCAGGTACCAAATAAAGAAGATCAGGACAGGCCTTTTGCAGGTTATCTTTATGCAGGTGGTGCATACACTGTTTTCTATAAAAATGAGAGTGTTTTAAAAACCAGTGTAGAACTGGGAACGGTTGGCCCTAACTCACTTGCTCAAACTGCACAGCGTTTTCTACACAAAACCGTAGGCTTTTATACCCCTGCAGGGTGGGATTACCAGATTAAAAATGAACTGGCTTTAAACCTTGCGGCAAATTATAGCAAACTACTTTTTAGACCTGAAGATCCTATTGTGGATATCAGTGCTCAGGGTTATGCCAACTTAGGAACAACTTTTTCGGGTTTGGGTGCATCGGTGCTTTTTAGAGCCGGTAAATTAAATCAATTGTTCAACAGTGCTTACCACAATGCAGTGATCGGAAATTCGAAAACAAAAAGCTTAAACAATTCGGAGTTTTTCTTTTATGTAAAACCACAATTAAACGTTGTTGCTTACGATGCCACCATACAAGGAAGTTTATTTAACGATAATAGTCCGTTAACTTTTGGTGTAAAACCGATTGTTTTTGAACAGCAGTTTGGTGTGAATTATAGCTCAAAAAGATTTACAGCAGATTTTAATGTGATTTTTAAAACCAAAGAGGTAAAAAGTGTGGCCAAGGCACAGAATTATGGTGGTTTGAGTTTGTATTATCGATTTGGAAAGAATTAG
- the lon gene encoding endopeptidase La, which yields MSKQDIFDFHTAMPIINEDTEFFPLMSQQDEEEMNNEETPETLAILPLRNTVLFPGVVIPITVGRDKSIKLIKEAYKGNKIIGVVSQKDVSIEDPTFEQLNTVGTVANIIKLLQMPDGNTTVIIQGKQRFSLIEEVQNEPYIKAVVKKFEEQKHKADKEFKTLIASIREMSAQIIQLSPNIPSEASIALKNIESNSFLINFISSNMNAEMADKQKILEMDKLQERAQKVMELLMVELQMLELRNQIQSKVRTDLDKQQRDYFLNQQLKTIQEELGGNSADLEFDALQEKAKKKKWAKPVAEHFDKELDKLGRMNPAAPDYSVQLNYLELLLDLPWSEFTKDNFDLKRAQRILDKDHFGLEKVKQRIIEYLAVLKLKRNMKAPILCLVGPPGVGKTSLGKSIAKALGRKYVRMALGGIRDEAEIRGHRKTYIGAMPGRIISSIKKAGADNPVFVLDEIDKVGTDHRGDPSSALLEVLDPEQNSAFYDHYVEMDYDLSNILFIATANSLSTIQPALLDRMEIIEVNGYTIEEKIEIAKKYLLPKQKENHGLQTKDINLKTPLIEKVIEDYTRESGVRGLEKKIGSLVRGVATKIAMEETYDSTLSNEDIERILGAPIYDKDLYEGNEVAGVVTGLAWTSVGGDILFIESSLSPGKGKLTLTGNLGDVMKESAVIALAYLRAHAAEFDIDYTLFDNWDVHVHVPAGATPKDGPSAGVTMLTALTSAFTQRKVKQHLAMTGEITLRGKVLPVGGIKEKILAAKRANIKEIILCKSNRKDILEIKESYIKDLTFHYVTEMSEVIELALTKNKVKKPLDLSVKIAPIVN from the coding sequence ATGAGTAAACAAGATATATTTGATTTCCATACAGCAATGCCAATCATAAATGAGGATACCGAATTTTTTCCCTTAATGTCTCAACAAGACGAAGAGGAAATGAACAATGAGGAAACGCCCGAAACGTTGGCGATATTGCCTTTGCGAAACACAGTTTTATTTCCAGGAGTAGTTATTCCGATTACGGTTGGAAGAGACAAATCGATTAAATTAATTAAGGAAGCTTACAAAGGAAATAAGATTATTGGGGTGGTTTCTCAAAAAGACGTTTCCATTGAAGATCCTACTTTTGAGCAACTTAACACGGTTGGTACGGTTGCAAACATCATTAAACTGTTGCAAATGCCTGATGGAAATACCACCGTAATCATCCAGGGCAAACAACGTTTCAGCTTAATTGAAGAGGTGCAAAACGAACCTTATATTAAAGCAGTTGTTAAAAAATTCGAAGAACAAAAGCACAAGGCAGATAAAGAGTTTAAAACATTAATCGCTTCTATCCGCGAGATGTCTGCACAGATTATCCAGCTTTCGCCAAATATTCCGAGCGAAGCCAGTATTGCACTTAAAAACATTGAGAGCAATTCATTTTTGATCAATTTCATTTCATCAAATATGAATGCCGAAATGGCCGATAAGCAAAAAATCCTTGAAATGGATAAATTGCAGGAAAGAGCGCAAAAGGTAATGGAACTTTTAATGGTTGAATTGCAGATGCTGGAGCTGAGAAATCAGATCCAATCAAAAGTGCGTACCGATTTAGATAAACAGCAACGCGATTATTTTTTAAATCAACAGCTAAAAACCATTCAGGAAGAACTGGGAGGCAATTCTGCCGATCTGGAGTTTGATGCTTTACAAGAAAAGGCCAAAAAGAAAAAATGGGCAAAACCAGTTGCTGAACATTTTGATAAGGAATTAGATAAGTTGGGTAGAATGAACCCTGCCGCTCCTGATTACTCTGTTCAGTTAAATTATTTGGAACTTCTTTTAGATTTACCCTGGAGCGAGTTTACGAAAGATAATTTCGACCTAAAAAGAGCACAACGTATCTTAGATAAAGATCACTTTGGTTTAGAAAAAGTTAAGCAACGTATTATAGAATACTTAGCAGTATTAAAATTAAAGCGCAATATGAAAGCGCCGATTTTATGTTTGGTTGGCCCTCCGGGAGTTGGTAAAACATCTTTAGGAAAATCGATTGCAAAAGCATTAGGTCGTAAGTATGTACGTATGGCTTTAGGCGGTATCCGCGATGAAGCAGAAATTCGTGGCCACCGTAAAACTTACATCGGTGCGATGCCAGGGCGTATCATTTCGTCTATTAAAAAAGCTGGAGCAGATAATCCTGTTTTTGTTTTGGATGAGATTGATAAAGTAGGAACCGACCATCGTGGCGATCCATCATCAGCTTTGCTTGAAGTATTAGATCCTGAGCAAAACAGCGCCTTCTACGATCATTATGTAGAAATGGACTACGATTTATCAAACATCCTTTTTATTGCAACAGCAAACTCTTTAAGCACTATACAACCTGCTTTGTTAGATCGTATGGAGATTATTGAAGTAAACGGATATACCATTGAAGAGAAAATAGAAATTGCTAAAAAATATCTGTTGCCTAAACAGAAAGAAAACCATGGTTTACAAACTAAGGATATTAACCTAAAAACGCCACTGATCGAAAAAGTGATTGAGGATTACACCAGAGAATCGGGTGTGCGTGGTTTGGAGAAAAAAATAGGTTCTTTAGTGCGTGGTGTGGCCACAAAAATTGCGATGGAAGAAACCTACGATTCAACTTTAAGCAACGAAGATATAGAGCGTATTTTAGGTGCCCCGATTTATGATAAAGACTTGTACGAAGGCAATGAAGTGGCTGGAGTAGTAACAGGTTTGGCCTGGACGAGTGTTGGAGGTGATATTTTATTTATCGAATCGAGCTTAAGCCCGGGGAAAGGCAAACTCACTTTAACGGGGAACCTGGGTGATGTGATGAAAGAATCGGCGGTTATTGCACTAGCCTATTTACGCGCCCATGCAGCCGAATTTGATATAGACTATACTTTATTTGACAACTGGGATGTTCACGTTCACGTGCCTGCCGGTGCTACGCCAAAAGATGGACCTTCTGCCGGGGTAACGATGCTTACCGCCTTAACGTCGGCATTTACACAACGTAAAGTAAAACAGCATTTAGCCATGACAGGTGAGATTACCTTGCGTGGAAAAGTACTTCCTGTTGGTGGCATTAAAGAAAAAATTCTTGCAGCAAAAAGGGCAAACATTAAAGAAATTATCCTTTGCAAAAGCAACCGTAAAGATATTTTAGAGATTAAAGAAAGTTACATCAAGGATTTAACGTTTCATTATGTTACCGAAATGAGTGAAGTAATTGAATTGGCCTTAACTAAAAATAAGGTAAAAAAACCTTTAGATTTAAGCGTTAAAATTGCTCCGATTGTAAACTAA
- a CDS encoding tetratricopeptide repeat protein, with the protein MNYFKKAILGLIIFTSTSSFAQSSYERSMQAMMKGDYKTAAIQLEKADTKTPDNANVLQMLGYSYFQNREYEKCIATYSRLLNIKPTEVSAYYYRGIARLKIANDPKESLNTMRENFYLASLKDFTKAIEINGDEDAQMFQNRGLAYKDYAIFRSFKAKKKEEKAACVALFNNSIADFQKVLTLQPLRKDIIDWVTYDKAQIASLK; encoded by the coding sequence ATGAACTATTTTAAAAAGGCGATTTTAGGATTAATTATTTTTACATCAACTAGTAGTTTCGCACAAAGCAGTTACGAAAGAAGCATGCAGGCTATGATGAAAGGTGATTATAAAACTGCCGCCATACAATTAGAAAAAGCTGATACTAAAACGCCTGATAATGCAAATGTGCTCCAGATGCTTGGATATTCTTATTTCCAGAATCGCGAATACGAGAAATGTATTGCCACTTACAGCCGGTTATTAAACATCAAACCTACAGAGGTTTCTGCTTATTATTATCGTGGTATAGCAAGGTTAAAAATTGCTAACGACCCTAAAGAATCGTTAAATACTATGCGCGAAAACTTTTATTTGGCATCTCTCAAAGATTTTACAAAAGCCATTGAAATTAATGGTGATGAAGATGCGCAGATGTTTCAGAACCGTGGTTTAGCTTACAAAGATTATGCAATTTTCAGATCTTTTAAAGCCAAGAAAAAAGAAGAAAAAGCAGCTTGTGTTGCTTTGTTTAATAACTCTATTGCTGATTTTCAGAAGGTATTAACCTTACAGCCATTAAGAAAAGATATTATCGATTGGGTAACCTACGATAAGGCGCAGATTGCAAGCCTAAAATAA